The proteins below are encoded in one region of Actinomycetota bacterium:
- the coaD gene encoding pantetheine-phosphate adenylyltransferase produces MRRALCPGTFDPVTSGHLDIIERAAGLVDEVVVTVALSADKGGGPLFSLDERVGLVKAATAHLPNVSVAPFDTLLVEVAHQMGATVIIKGLRAITDFEREFQMAQLNYRLDKSIETVFIMAVPEYMYLSSSAVKEIAARGGSVRGLVPDPVADALAERLARAQTTEV; encoded by the coding sequence ATGAGGCGTGCGCTCTGCCCCGGCACCTTCGACCCGGTCACGTCGGGTCACCTCGACATCATCGAACGTGCGGCGGGCCTCGTGGACGAGGTCGTCGTGACCGTCGCCCTGTCGGCGGACAAGGGCGGCGGCCCGCTGTTCTCGCTCGACGAGCGCGTTGGGCTCGTGAAGGCCGCGACCGCCCACCTGCCTAACGTGTCGGTCGCGCCATTTGATACCCTGTTGGTCGAAGTCGCGCACCAGATGGGCGCAACGGTCATCATCAAGGGGCTGCGTGCCATCACCGACTTCGAGCGCGAGTTCCAGATGGCGCAGCTGAACTACCGGCTCGACAAGAGCATCGAGACAGTCTTCATCATGGCCGTCCCGGAGTACATGTACCTGAGTTCGTCGGCGGTCAAGGAGATCGCCGCGCGAGGCGGTTCGGTGCGAGGGCTCGTCCCGGACCCGGTGGCGGACGCTCTAGCAGAGCGGCTGGCACGGGCACAGACGACGGAGGTATAG
- a CDS encoding ATPase: MDIMALIDRIEEIVESGRSMPFTSSKMVDPEKIYEIIDEVRAQFPDEIKQARWVLKERQEMLEEAEKEANRVLEEARERAQALAAEQEVVKMAEQQAAEMLDSARQREREIRLGAEDYADEMLANLEVNLGKLLTSVQRGRDRLQGKVGQRQ, translated from the coding sequence ATGGACATCATGGCGCTGATCGACCGCATCGAAGAGATCGTCGAGTCCGGACGTTCGATGCCCTTCACGTCATCGAAGATGGTGGACCCCGAGAAGATCTACGAGATCATCGATGAGGTCCGCGCGCAGTTCCCCGACGAGATCAAGCAGGCTCGCTGGGTCTTGAAGGAGCGCCAGGAGATGCTCGAGGAGGCGGAGAAGGAAGCCAACCGCGTCCTCGAGGAAGCGCGCGAGCGCGCGCAGGCCCTCGCGGCGGAGCAGGAAGTCGTGAAGATGGCCGAGCAGCAGGCGGCCGAGATGCTCGACAGCGCCCGTCAGCGCGAGCGTGAGATCCGACTCGGCGCCGAGGACTACGCTGACGAGATGCTCGCCAACCTCGAAGTGAACCTCGGCAAGCTGCTGACCTCCGTGCAGCGCGGGCGCGACCGCCTGCAGGGCAAGGTCGGCCAGCGCCAGTAG